One part of the Corynebacterium aurimucosum ATCC 700975 genome encodes these proteins:
- a CDS encoding CHY zinc finger protein gives MGANALVTQIQGAIDAEGRCRHWHTLVDVIANKCHTCGGWFACSLCHAELTDHDFGPMPKDELCVMCGACGRTMTYAEYSAYKCPACGHAFNPGCALHAGTYFS, from the coding sequence ATGGGGGCTAACGCGCTAGTGACACAAATCCAAGGGGCCATCGACGCGGAAGGCCGGTGCCGCCACTGGCACACGCTTGTCGACGTCATTGCGAACAAGTGCCACACCTGCGGCGGCTGGTTCGCGTGTTCGCTGTGTCATGCGGAATTAACGGATCATGACTTCGGGCCTATGCCGAAGGACGAGCTGTGTGTCATGTGTGGGGCCTGCGGCCGAACAATGACCTACGCCGAATATTCGGCATATAAATGCCCCGCGTGCGGGCACGCCTTCAATCCAGGCTGTGCGCTGCACGCGGGGACGTATTTCAGCTAG